In the genome of Phycisphaeraceae bacterium, one region contains:
- a CDS encoding BatA and WFA domain-containing protein: MTWLTPILAGAAAAIAIPALLILYFLKLRRREVEISTTLLWKKAIEDLRANAPFQRLRRNILLFLQMLALIAALLAIAQPELRASLTGGERFVLMIDRSASMSARDGAQPGETRLDQSKREARAFVESMREPGLIRSLGALGGPSASDEAMVVAFDTGAQVAHPFSGNKRALLAAIDAITPTDAPARIEEALRLAGAYALPSSADESVPRASSVAGIQLWSDGRIADAPGARVGPELPITYRAMGGAEASNIAVVSLGAERQFDDPARVSVFVGLQSSSAREATVDVELSVDGVVASVRSIALPARDGAGPSDSGMVFTMSQPGAALLRVRVVTPDALRGEDLLESDNTAHLWLPPARRASVLLVSNGSLYLQLALEGQNLARLDTMRPEEFERESRRPSGVLANYDAIVLDGEASTRGLTALPPGRYLSLGASLPFEGVSFSEDAGPTIVVDYQRDHPALRHAGLDRVVIARAHALGLPPSARALARGERGALIAELADATGEALLLAFDPAQSDWPFDVGFVVFLGEAIKRLAQGGAEAQGMLRPGVVGRATLPGDASGVSLVEPGGATSPVVMNDAGVALFGPLRRAGLYALRWDGTAGATDMRVGGRAQRPIAVNLLDAFESDVRASATLELGARSVQATSARDSGAGRRALWPWLILACLAVLMVEWWVYNRKVML; this comes from the coding sequence GTGACCTGGCTGACGCCCATCCTGGCCGGGGCGGCGGCGGCGATCGCGATCCCGGCGCTGCTGATCCTGTATTTCCTGAAACTGCGCCGACGCGAGGTGGAGATCAGCACCACGCTCCTGTGGAAGAAAGCGATCGAGGACCTGCGCGCCAACGCGCCGTTCCAGCGTCTGCGCCGGAACATTCTTCTGTTCCTGCAGATGCTCGCGCTGATCGCGGCGCTGCTCGCGATCGCGCAGCCCGAACTCCGCGCGAGCCTGACCGGGGGCGAGCGCTTCGTGCTGATGATCGACCGCTCGGCGAGCATGTCGGCACGCGACGGCGCGCAGCCGGGCGAGACGCGCCTGGACCAGTCGAAGCGCGAGGCGCGTGCGTTCGTCGAGTCGATGCGCGAGCCGGGGCTGATCCGCTCGCTGGGCGCGCTGGGCGGGCCGAGCGCGTCGGACGAGGCGATGGTGGTCGCGTTCGACACCGGCGCGCAGGTGGCGCACCCGTTCAGCGGGAACAAGCGTGCGCTGCTGGCGGCGATCGACGCGATCACGCCGACGGACGCGCCGGCGCGGATCGAGGAGGCGCTGCGCCTGGCGGGGGCGTACGCGTTGCCTTCGAGCGCTGATGAGAGCGTGCCGCGCGCGTCTTCGGTTGCGGGGATTCAGCTGTGGTCGGACGGGCGGATCGCCGACGCGCCGGGTGCGCGGGTCGGGCCGGAGTTGCCGATCACGTATCGCGCGATGGGCGGGGCGGAGGCGTCGAACATCGCGGTGGTCTCGCTGGGTGCGGAGCGTCAGTTCGACGACCCTGCGCGCGTGAGCGTGTTCGTGGGGCTGCAGTCTTCGTCGGCGCGCGAGGCGACGGTGGACGTGGAGCTGTCGGTGGACGGGGTGGTGGCGTCGGTGCGTTCGATCGCGCTGCCGGCGCGCGACGGTGCGGGGCCTTCGGACTCGGGGATGGTGTTCACGATGAGCCAGCCGGGCGCGGCGCTGCTGCGTGTGCGCGTGGTGACGCCCGACGCGCTGCGCGGGGAGGACCTGCTCGAATCGGACAACACGGCGCACCTGTGGCTGCCCCCGGCGCGTCGTGCGAGCGTGCTGCTGGTGTCGAACGGGTCGCTGTATCTGCAGCTGGCGCTGGAGGGGCAGAACCTGGCGCGTCTGGACACGATGCGCCCGGAGGAGTTCGAGCGCGAGTCGCGCCGGCCCTCGGGCGTGCTGGCGAACTACGACGCGATCGTGCTCGACGGCGAGGCGTCGACGCGCGGGCTGACGGCGCTGCCGCCGGGCCGGTACCTGTCGCTGGGTGCGTCGCTGCCCTTCGAGGGCGTGTCGTTCTCGGAGGACGCGGGCCCGACGATCGTGGTGGACTATCAGCGCGACCACCCGGCGCTGCGCCACGCGGGTCTGGATCGCGTGGTGATCGCGCGGGCGCACGCGCTGGGGCTGCCGCCTTCGGCGCGCGCGCTGGCGAGGGGCGAGCGCGGCGCGCTGATCGCGGAACTGGCGGACGCGACGGGCGAGGCGCTGCTGCTGGCGTTCGACCCGGCGCAGTCGGACTGGCCCTTCGACGTGGGGTTCGTGGTGTTCCTGGGCGAGGCGATCAAGCGTCTGGCGCAGGGCGGCGCCGAAGCGCAGGGGATGCTTCGCCCGGGCGTGGTCGGGCGGGCGACGCTGCCGGGCGACGCGTCGGGGGTGTCGCTGGTGGAGCCGGGCGGCGCGACGAGCCCGGTGGTGATGAACGACGCCGGGGTGGCGCTGTTCGGACCGCTGCGCCGGGCGGGCCTGTACGCGCTGCGCTGGGACGGGACGGCGGGCGCGACGGACATGCGCGTGGGCGGGCGGGCCCAGCGACCGATCGCGGTGAACCTGCTCGACGCGTTCGAGAGCGATGTTCGCGCGAGCGCGACGCTGGAGCTGGGCGCACGCTCCGTGCAGGCGACGAGCGCGCGCGATTCGGGCGCCGGGCGCCGGGCGCTGTGGCCCTGGCTGATCCTGGCGTGTCTGGCGGTTCTGATGGTTGAGTGGTGGGTCTACAACCGCAAGGTGATGCTCTGA
- the aroC gene encoding chorismate synthase gives MPRLDYSTAGESHGPAMLALVQGLPSGLALDMGLINGELARRQGGYGRGGRQRIETDRAEFLSGVRLGKTIGAPLVVQVVNKDSRLDDLVKTPAISRPRPGHADFAGSVKWLTTDCRETLERASARETAARVAAGAIAKCLLRELGIEVFGFVRRIYDAETPIDPTPENWRELMAKRDASEVYCYDEGVGARMIAAIRQAKIDKDTVGGLVEAHVFGCPPGLGSCADWRDKLDARLAFAVMGIQAFKSVEIGLGKECASRVGSAVHDPIGYDRSARGTTTLGYTRSSNNAGGLEGGMTNGQPVVVRGAMKPIATLLRGMPSVDLNTKQPEQSQYERSDVCAVSAASVVMENVVAFEIARAALEKFGGDSMTELRANHASFLEFAQALPLDPPTATLA, from the coding sequence ATGCCGCGACTTGACTACTCGACCGCTGGTGAATCGCACGGGCCGGCGATGCTGGCGCTGGTTCAGGGCCTGCCTTCGGGGCTGGCGCTGGACATGGGCCTGATCAACGGGGAGCTTGCGCGCCGGCAGGGCGGGTATGGTCGCGGCGGGCGTCAGCGGATCGAGACGGACCGTGCGGAGTTCCTGTCGGGGGTGCGGCTTGGGAAGACGATCGGGGCGCCGCTGGTCGTGCAGGTGGTGAACAAGGATTCGCGTCTGGACGATCTGGTGAAGACGCCGGCGATTTCGCGCCCTCGCCCGGGGCACGCGGACTTCGCTGGGAGCGTGAAGTGGCTGACGACCGACTGCCGCGAGACGCTGGAGCGTGCGAGCGCGCGCGAGACGGCGGCGCGGGTGGCGGCGGGGGCGATCGCGAAGTGTCTGCTGCGCGAGCTGGGGATCGAGGTGTTCGGGTTTGTGCGCCGGATCTACGACGCGGAGACGCCGATCGACCCGACGCCGGAGAACTGGCGAGAGTTGATGGCGAAGCGAGACGCGAGCGAGGTGTATTGCTACGACGAGGGGGTGGGCGCGCGGATGATCGCGGCGATCCGGCAGGCGAAGATCGACAAGGACACGGTGGGCGGGCTGGTGGAGGCGCACGTGTTCGGGTGCCCGCCCGGGCTGGGGTCGTGCGCCGACTGGCGCGACAAGCTGGACGCGCGCCTGGCGTTCGCGGTGATGGGCATCCAGGCATTCAAGAGCGTGGAGATCGGTTTGGGGAAGGAGTGCGCGTCGCGCGTGGGCAGCGCCGTGCACGACCCGATCGGGTACGACCGCTCGGCGCGCGGGACGACGACGCTGGGGTACACGCGGTCGAGCAACAACGCCGGGGGGCTGGAGGGCGGGATGACCAACGGGCAGCCGGTGGTGGTGCGAGGGGCGATGAAGCCGATCGCGACACTGCTTCGGGGGATGCCCAGCGTGGATCTGAACACCAAGCAGCCCGAGCAGAGCCAGTACGAACGGAGCGATGTGTGCGCCGTGTCGGCGGCGAGCGTGGTGATGGAGAACGTGGTGGCGTTCGAGATCGCGCGGGCGGCGCTGGAGAAGTTCGGGGGCGACTCGATGACCGAACTTCGGGCGAACCACGCGTCGTTTCTGGAGTTCGCGCAGGCGCTGCCCCTGGACCCTCCGACAGCGACGCTGGCGTGA